From the Balearica regulorum gibbericeps isolate bBalReg1 chromosome 4, bBalReg1.pri, whole genome shotgun sequence genome, one window contains:
- the ENOPH1 gene encoding enolase-phosphatase E1, translating into MGVLPVPAEVRAILLDIEGTTTPIAFVQETLFPYIKDNVKEYLRAHWEEEECQQDVGLLRKQAQEDSSLDGAVPIPLESGSGEEELERVIQAVVDNVHWQMSLDRKTTALKQLQGHMWRAAYATGHVKGEIFEDVVPAIRKWREAGMKVYIYSSGSIEAQKLLFGYSTEGDILELFDGHFDTKIGPKVESESYRRIAASIGCATNNILFLTDVPQEANAAEEADTHVAVVIRPGNAGLTDDEKSYYSLISSFTELFLPSST; encoded by the exons ATGGGCGTGCTGCCGGTGCCGGCGGAGGTGCGCGCCATCCTGCTGGACATCGAGGGCACCACCACCCCCATCGCCTTTGTCCAG GAGACCTTGTTCCCCTACATCAAAGACAATGTGAAAGAGTATCTGCGTGCTcactgggaggaggaggagtgccAGCAGGACGTCGGACTTCTAAGGAAACAG GCTCAGGAGGACTCCAGTTTGGACGGGGCCGTGCCGATCCCTTTGGAGAGCGGGAGCGGGGAAGAAGAGCTGGAGCGGGTCATCCAGGCAGTTGTAGACAATGTGCACTGGCAGATGTCCCTGGACAGGAAGACCACAGCACTGAAGCAGCTGCAGGGTCACATGTGGAGGGCAGCCTATGCAACCGGGCACGTCAAAGGAGA AATCTTCGAGGACGTGGTTCCAGCCATCCGGAAGTGGCGGGAAGCGGGGATGAAGGTCTATATCTACTCTTCAGGCAGCATTGAAGCCCAGAAGCTTCTGTTTGGATACTCTACAGAAGGTGATATCCTAGAG ctCTTTGATGGCCACTTTGATACCAAAATAGGCCCCAAGGTAGAAAGCGAGAGCTACAGAAGGATTGCCGCCAGTATTGGGTGCGCTACCAACAACATCCTCTTCCTGACCGATGTCCCTCAAG AAGCCAACGCAGCTGAGGAAGCGGATACTCACGTAGCTGTGGTGATCAGACCAGGCAACGCAGGACTGACAGATGATGAGAAGTCGTATTACAGCCTCATCTCATCTTTCACTGAacttttcctgccttcctccaCTTAG
- the HNRNPDL gene encoding heterogeneous nuclear ribonucleoprotein D-like: MEDTTEMSGGPEEFAEGSKINASKNQQDDGKMFIGGLSWDTSKKDLTEYLSRFGEVVDCTIKTDPVTGRSRGFGFVLFKDAASVEKVLELKEHKLDGKLIDPKRAKALKGKEPPKKVFVGGLSPDTSEEQIKEYFGAFGEIENIELPMDTKTNERRGFCFITYTDEEPVKKLLESRYHQIGSGKCEIKVAQPKEVYRQQQQQQKGGKSNAAGGRGGGRGRGRGQGQNWNQGFNNYYDQGYGNYNSAYSDQSYSGYGGYDYSGYNYPNYGYGPGYTDYSGQQSTYGKASRGGGNHQNNYQPY, translated from the exons ATGGAGGACACGACTGAGATGAGCGGTGGCCCGGAGGAGTTCGCTGAGGGCTCCAAGATCAATGCGAGCAAGAACCAGCAGGACGACGG gaaaatgtttatTGGAGGCCTCAGCTGGGACACCAGCAAGAAAGATTTGACAGAGTATCTCTCTCGGTTTGGTGAGGTTGTGGATTGTACGATTAAAACAGACCCAGTCACTGGGAGGTCAAGGGGGTTTGGGTTCGTGCTCTTCAAGGACGCTGCCAGTGTGGAGAAG GTGTTGGAACTCAAGGAACACAAACTGGATGGGAAACTAATAGATCCTAAAAGGGCAAAAGCTCTAAAAGGGAAGGAGCCaccaaaaaaagtgtttgttggTGGGTTGAGTCCAGATACATCTGAAGAACAGATTAAGGAGTACTTTGGCGCTTTTGGCGAG ATTGAAAACATTGAGCTTCCCATGGACACAAAGACAAATGAAAGGAGGGGCTTCTGTTTTATCACGTACACAGATGAAGAGCCAGTAAAGAAGTTACTAGAAAGCAGATACCATCAAATTGGTTCAGGCAAG TGTGAGATCAAAGTAGCACAGCCCAAAGAGGTatacaggcagcagcagcagcagcagaaaggaggaaaaagcaatgcAGCTGGTGGACGAGGAGGTGGAAGGGGGCGTGGACGGG GTCAGGGACAAAACTGGAATCAAGGATTTAATAACTACTATGATCAAGGATATGGAAACTATAATAGCGCTTATAGTGATCAAAGCTACAGTGGCTATGGAGGATATGACTACTCTGGGTACAACTATCCCAATTACGGATATGGGCCGGGATACACGGATTACAGTG GTCAACAAAGCACATATGGAAAGGCTTCTCGTGGTGGCGGCAATCACCAAAACAACTACCAGCCGTACTAA